One window from the genome of Paenibacillus azoreducens encodes:
- a CDS encoding phosphatidylglycerophosphatase A: protein MSYEAAVAMLNRRGVKVEDIANIVYRLQLVYHPLLTIQDCIESVEAVLGKREVQYTLFTGIALDELAERRLLPQPLQAIMEADEPLYGVDETLALGITNVYGMIGLTSFGYLDKEKNGIIADLNNKKNEIHVFLDDLVAGLAAAASARIAHRYKGAKTYADGSGTSGS from the coding sequence ATGTCGTATGAAGCGGCGGTAGCCATGTTGAACCGCAGGGGAGTGAAGGTTGAGGATATTGCCAATATCGTATACCGGCTGCAGCTTGTGTATCATCCTCTCTTGACGATCCAGGATTGCATTGAAAGCGTCGAAGCGGTTCTTGGCAAACGGGAAGTGCAATATACGCTGTTTACGGGGATTGCTCTCGATGAGCTGGCGGAGCGGAGGCTCCTGCCTCAGCCGCTTCAGGCAATTATGGAGGCGGATGAGCCATTATATGGCGTGGACGAAACATTGGCGCTTGGAATTACGAATGTATATGGTATGATCGGATTAACCAGCTTTGGCTATTTGGACAAAGAAAAAAACGGTATCATCGCAGATTTGAATAATAAAAAAAATGAAATTCACGTTTTTTTGGATGATCTCGTGGCAGGGCTTGCTGCAGCGGCTTCGGCCCGTATCGCACACCGGTACAAGGGCGCCAAAACGTATGCCGACGGCTCCGGAACTTCCGGCTCTTGA
- a CDS encoding YtpI family protein, producing the protein MVLVIRYALFALLVIACICAGLYSSRSRRAKDARQRGLYGAVTNIFMGMMLIVLALIFMFIFKGSTVAVIVEAVFLVLGAFNLFAGIRNRSYYNRMKSNNM; encoded by the coding sequence ATGGTGTTAGTGATCCGCTATGCGCTTTTCGCACTGCTGGTTATCGCCTGCATTTGCGCCGGCCTCTATAGCAGCCGTTCCCGGCGTGCGAAGGATGCCCGCCAGAGGGGCCTGTACGGGGCCGTTACGAATATTTTTATGGGAATGATGCTTATCGTGCTCGCATTGATCTTCATGTTTATCTTCAAAGGTTCAACCGTCGCGGTCATCGTTGAAGCGGTTTTCCTTGTGCTGGGCGCCTTTAATTTATTTGCCGGCATCCGCAACCGCAGCTACTACAACCGCATGAAGTCCAACAATATGTAG
- a CDS encoding acetyl-CoA carboxylase carboxyltransferase subunit alpha, producing the protein MAGELPFEKPLVEMRQKINELKQFGQDKGIDFTDEISRLEERYAELEQEIYSNISPHQKMHVARHQQRPTSLDLIQLIFTDFIELHGDRLFGDDLAIVGGLAKLDGIPVTVIGQQRGKDTKDNIARFFGSAHPEGFRKALRLMQQADKFKRPIITFVDTKGAYPGNTAEERGQSEAIARNLREMSAFGVPVICVIIGEGGSGGALALAVGNRVLMLEHAIYAAISPNGAASILWKDASKADQAAEAMKITAKDLLGFEVIEEIVPEPAGGAHRDYEATASALKEALIRHLQELSEMDREALKEDRYQKFRKIGEFAFEQSLSAGVIE; encoded by the coding sequence GTGGCGGGAGAATTGCCTTTTGAAAAACCCCTTGTTGAAATGCGGCAAAAAATTAATGAGCTGAAACAGTTCGGACAGGACAAGGGGATCGATTTTACCGACGAAATTTCCAGATTGGAAGAACGTTACGCCGAACTGGAGCAAGAGATCTATTCCAACATTTCTCCGCATCAGAAAATGCATGTGGCGCGTCATCAGCAGCGTCCGACCTCGCTTGATCTGATCCAGCTCATTTTCACTGATTTTATTGAACTTCACGGCGATCGCCTGTTTGGCGACGATCTTGCCATTGTTGGCGGACTCGCGAAGCTGGACGGAATACCGGTTACGGTTATCGGCCAGCAGCGGGGCAAGGATACCAAGGATAACATTGCCCGTTTCTTCGGCAGCGCGCATCCGGAAGGTTTCCGCAAAGCGCTGCGGCTGATGCAGCAGGCGGATAAATTCAAACGCCCGATTATCACTTTTGTTGATACAAAAGGCGCATATCCGGGTAATACAGCAGAAGAGAGAGGACAGTCCGAAGCGATCGCCCGGAACTTACGGGAAATGTCGGCGTTTGGCGTTCCTGTCATTTGTGTGATCATCGGCGAAGGTGGAAGCGGCGGTGCTCTTGCGTTGGCTGTAGGCAACCGTGTGCTGATGCTGGAACATGCCATTTATGCGGCGATTTCGCCAAACGGTGCGGCATCGATTCTATGGAAGGACGCATCCAAGGCGGACCAGGCTGCCGAGGCTATGAAAATTACGGCCAAAGACCTGCTTGGCTTCGAGGTGATCGAAGAGATCGTTCCCGAGCCCGCCGGCGGCGCGCATAGAGATTATGAAGCGACGGCATCCGCACTGAAGGAGGCGCTTATCCGGCACCTGCAGGAGCTGTCCGAAATGGACCGCGAAGCTTTGAAGGAAGACAGATATCAGAAGTTCCGGAAGATCGGAGAATTCGCATTTGAGCAATCTTTGTCTGCCGGAGTCATAGAATAG
- a CDS encoding YlbF family regulator, with translation MNIYDKANELAKALKDSQEVKDITSAMKLIEQDQESKNMLEDFRNRQMEIQQRMMSGDMPSQEEMEKMEKLFDVLSLNLNIRRLFDAERRLSTIIEDINKMISDSLQDLYGGRSL, from the coding sequence ATGAATATTTATGACAAAGCAAACGAATTGGCGAAAGCCCTTAAGGATAGCCAGGAGGTTAAGGATATTACTTCGGCCATGAAACTGATCGAACAGGATCAGGAGAGCAAAAACATGCTCGAGGATTTCCGCAACCGCCAGATGGAGATCCAACAGCGGATGATGTCGGGCGACATGCCTTCCCAGGAAGAGATGGAAAAGATGGAGAAGCTGTTTGACGTGCTCAGTCTCAATTTGAACATCCGCCGCCTTTTTGACGCCGAACGCCGTTTGAGTACCATCATTGAAGATATCAATAAAATGATCTCCGACAGCCTGCAAGACCTCTACGGGGGACGAAGCCTGTAG
- a CDS encoding YtrH family sporulation protein, which yields MMTFLSKAILDFFIAFGIVLGGAMVGGVGAVISLQPPTQTMVDVADRIKIWALAAAVGGTIDPMRVIESNFLGGNMSPAIKQILFIVSAFLGAHMGSELVKWVCGGKD from the coding sequence ATGATGACCTTTTTATCCAAAGCGATTCTGGATTTCTTTATTGCTTTCGGCATCGTCCTCGGCGGCGCCATGGTAGGAGGAGTTGGTGCCGTCATTTCTCTGCAGCCCCCGACCCAAACCATGGTCGATGTCGCGGACCGGATCAAGATTTGGGCCCTCGCCGCGGCAGTGGGCGGAACGATTGACCCGATGCGGGTGATCGAAAGCAATTTTTTGGGAGGAAATATGTCTCCGGCAATCAAACAAATTTTATTTATCGTGTCGGCCTTTCTGGGAGCCCATATGGGCAGCGAATTGGTAAAGTGGGTCTGCGGCGGTAAGGATTAA
- a CDS encoding DNA polymerase III subunit alpha translates to MSSFVHLHVHSEYSLLDGAARISDLVLEAAEYGMKALALTDHGVMYGAVPFYKACLAAGIKPIIGCEAYLTAGSRKERGSRKDQPIYHLILLAKNETGYRNLMKLCSIGHLEGYHYKPRIDMEALRAYHEGIICLSACLGGEVPQHLLHGRTEEARKAAIRYRDIFGEDFYLELQDHGLPEQKRVNPQLIQLAEELDIQLTVTNDVHYLKREDAAMQDVLICIGTGKTVEDEGRLQIPTDQLYLKSGEEMERLFPHVRQALENTAAIADKCNLRLEFGKSILPAYRPLPEGMNAAEYLRSLCQKGLEKRYENTELWTTPGGREELDKRLDYELGVIGSMGFSDYFLIVWDFIAYAHSQGIATGPGRGSSAGSLVAYVLEITNVDPIKYHLLFERFLNPERVTMPDIDIDFSDERRDEVIRYVSEKYGHEHVAQIITFGTMAARAAVRDVGRALNVPYGEVDKAAKLIPSAHGISIKRALETSDELQKYAQQNAKIRELLDMAMKVEGMPRHASTHAAGVVISRDPLTDAVPLQEGGEHIALTQYSMENLESIGLLKMDFLGLRTLSIIERCMNWIGEITGNAPDFRLIPDDDPKTYAMLESGDTTGIFQLESAGMRRVLKDLKPSAFEDIISVLALYRPGPMEFIPKFIQAKHGQIEVDYPHDDLKPILGDTYGIIVYQEQIMKIASLMAGFSLGEADLLRRAVSKKKREVLDQERGHFVAGSTKQGYSEEEANRVYDMIVRFADYGFPRAHAAAYGVLAFQTAYLKAHYPVQFMASMLTAVMGSHRKVAEYVVECRRMNIHVLPPDVNESGVLFTPVAAGGSAYTAEGPGHIRFGLGAIKNVGTQAVENMMQVRQERPFESLLDFCRRIDLRVCNKRVIESLIQAGAFDSLRGHRAQLLAMLDETVEAAVKWRKEREDLQIQLFDFVETPNWEIEYPEIPPLSAGQQLELERELLGLYLSGHPLDDYDEALNIPGVDRLMDLAEAADESYAVVAAMVVSVKTITTKQGKAMAFMEVEDQIERCEVVLFPEVWKRNSQHIAKGALLALRARVQLQDEGFKLLAEDVLPLDEGALEQLVKRSRMRAASGRNYAKPAASKQGAVHAGAGSGQPSAGETVADKRSSASAPAARTDEAAKQRVFVKITAQAEHSPDLLTRLKVLLQEHPGAVQTLLFYEESQKLLALSDSYRIKPSPELFKRMEGILGKGTVRMK, encoded by the coding sequence ATGAGTTCATTTGTGCATCTGCATGTGCATAGCGAATATAGCCTCCTGGACGGAGCGGCACGGATCTCGGACCTTGTCCTCGAGGCCGCCGAATACGGAATGAAGGCGCTGGCGCTTACCGACCATGGGGTCATGTATGGTGCGGTGCCTTTTTACAAAGCATGCCTTGCAGCCGGTATCAAACCGATTATCGGCTGCGAGGCATATCTGACTGCCGGTTCACGCAAAGAACGGGGCAGCCGCAAGGATCAGCCGATTTACCATTTGATTCTCCTGGCCAAAAATGAGACCGGCTATCGGAATTTAATGAAGCTGTGTTCCATCGGCCACCTGGAGGGTTATCATTATAAACCGCGGATCGATATGGAGGCTTTGCGTGCATACCATGAAGGAATTATCTGCCTCAGCGCCTGCCTGGGCGGCGAGGTGCCGCAGCATCTCCTGCATGGCAGAACCGAAGAAGCGCGCAAGGCGGCGATCCGTTATCGCGATATCTTCGGGGAGGATTTTTATCTTGAGCTGCAGGACCACGGCCTGCCTGAGCAGAAACGCGTCAACCCGCAGCTGATTCAGCTGGCGGAGGAGCTGGATATTCAGCTGACCGTCACTAACGACGTCCATTATTTGAAGCGGGAGGACGCCGCCATGCAGGATGTGCTGATCTGTATCGGCACGGGCAAGACGGTTGAAGATGAAGGAAGGCTCCAGATTCCGACGGATCAGCTCTATTTGAAAAGCGGGGAAGAAATGGAGCGTTTATTTCCGCATGTCAGGCAGGCGCTGGAGAACACGGCGGCGATTGCGGACAAATGCAATTTGCGGCTTGAATTCGGCAAATCCATTCTTCCAGCGTACCGCCCGCTGCCCGAAGGGATGAATGCCGCAGAGTATTTGCGCTCATTATGCCAAAAAGGCCTTGAGAAACGTTATGAGAATACGGAGCTGTGGACAACGCCGGGCGGCCGAGAGGAGCTGGATAAGCGACTCGATTATGAGCTTGGCGTGATTGGCAGCATGGGCTTCAGCGATTATTTCCTGATCGTTTGGGATTTCATCGCTTACGCCCACAGCCAGGGAATCGCAACGGGTCCCGGACGGGGTTCGTCGGCGGGCAGCTTGGTTGCTTACGTGCTTGAAATTACCAACGTCGATCCGATCAAATATCATCTGCTCTTTGAAAGATTCCTGAATCCGGAACGCGTTACCATGCCGGATATCGATATCGATTTCAGCGACGAGCGGCGCGATGAAGTTATCCGTTATGTGTCTGAAAAATACGGACATGAGCATGTGGCGCAGATCATTACGTTCGGTACGATGGCTGCGCGTGCGGCGGTCCGCGACGTAGGCAGGGCGCTGAATGTGCCGTACGGGGAAGTGGACAAGGCGGCCAAACTGATTCCGTCCGCGCATGGCATCAGCATTAAGCGGGCGCTGGAGACGAGCGATGAACTGCAGAAATACGCCCAGCAAAACGCGAAAATCCGCGAATTGTTGGATATGGCGATGAAAGTCGAGGGTATGCCGCGGCATGCTTCGACACATGCGGCGGGTGTTGTCATATCGCGCGATCCGTTAACCGATGCGGTTCCGCTGCAGGAAGGCGGCGAGCATATCGCGCTAACCCAATATTCGATGGAAAACCTGGAGAGCATCGGTCTGCTTAAGATGGATTTTCTCGGTCTCAGGACCCTCTCCATCATCGAGCGCTGTATGAACTGGATCGGCGAAATAACGGGGAATGCACCCGATTTCCGGCTGATCCCGGATGATGACCCTAAGACGTACGCCATGCTCGAAAGCGGAGATACCACGGGGATCTTCCAGCTCGAGTCGGCGGGCATGCGGAGAGTGTTGAAGGATTTGAAGCCATCTGCGTTTGAGGATATTATTTCGGTTTTGGCCCTTTACCGTCCGGGACCGATGGAATTTATACCGAAATTCATTCAGGCCAAGCACGGCCAAATCGAAGTCGATTATCCGCATGATGACCTGAAGCCGATTCTGGGCGATACTTACGGGATTATCGTGTACCAGGAACAAATCATGAAAATCGCTTCGCTGATGGCCGGATTCTCGCTCGGCGAAGCGGATTTGCTCCGCCGCGCCGTCTCGAAGAAAAAACGCGAGGTGCTCGATCAGGAGCGCGGCCATTTCGTCGCAGGCAGCACGAAGCAGGGATACAGCGAGGAGGAAGCCAACCGGGTATATGACATGATCGTCCGCTTTGCCGATTACGGCTTCCCGCGGGCGCATGCCGCCGCTTATGGAGTGCTTGCTTTCCAGACGGCTTACCTGAAGGCGCATTATCCGGTACAGTTCATGGCATCGATGCTGACGGCCGTAATGGGCAGCCACCGCAAGGTGGCCGAATATGTCGTCGAATGCCGTCGGATGAACATCCATGTTCTGCCGCCGGATGTCAATGAGAGCGGCGTGCTGTTCACGCCGGTTGCCGCAGGCGGCTCCGCTTATACGGCGGAGGGTCCGGGACATATCCGCTTTGGGCTTGGAGCGATCAAAAATGTCGGCACGCAGGCAGTCGAGAACATGATGCAGGTGCGGCAAGAGAGACCGTTTGAAAGCCTGCTGGATTTCTGCCGGCGGATCGATCTGCGCGTTTGCAACAAGCGCGTGATCGAGTCGCTCATTCAGGCGGGAGCTTTCGATTCGCTGCGGGGCCACCGAGCGCAGCTGCTGGCCATGCTGGACGAAACGGTCGAAGCGGCCGTGAAATGGCGCAAAGAGCGCGAAGATTTACAGATTCAGCTGTTTGATTTTGTCGAGACGCCGAATTGGGAGATTGAATATCCGGAGATTCCGCCACTCTCGGCCGGTCAGCAGCTGGAACTGGAACGGGAACTGCTCGGACTGTATTTGTCCGGCCATCCGCTCGACGATTATGATGAAGCGCTGAACATCCCCGGCGTCGACCGGCTGATGGATCTGGCCGAGGCCGCCGACGAGTCGTACGCGGTGGTGGCGGCCATGGTCGTCTCCGTCAAGACGATCACGACCAAGCAGGGGAAGGCCATGGCCTTCATGGAAGTGGAAGACCAGATCGAGCGCTGCGAGGTTGTGCTTTTCCCGGAAGTATGGAAACGAAACTCGCAGCATATTGCCAAGGGGGCGCTTCTCGCACTCCGCGCCAGAGTGCAGCTGCAGGACGAAGGGTTCAAGCTCTTGGCCGAAGATGTGCTGCCGCTGGACGAAGGCGCGCTCGAGCAGCTCGTCAAGCGTTCGCGCATGAGAGCAGCTTCGGGCAGAAATTACGCCAAGCCGGCGGCATCGAAGCAGGGCGCGGTCCATGCCGGAGCGGGAAGCGGCCAGCCTTCCGCAGGAGAAACTGTGGCGGATAAGAGGTCTTCGGCTTCCGCGCCGGCGGCAAGAACCGATGAGGCGGCGAAGCAGCGCGTATTCGTGAAGATTACGGCGCAGGCCGAGCATAGTCCCGATCTGTTGACAAGGCTGAAGGTATTGCTGCAGGAGCATCCCGGGGCGGTGCAGACCTTGCTTTTCTATGAGGAGAGCCAGAAGCTGCTTGCGCTTAGCGACAGCTACCGCATCAAACCTTCGCCGGAATTGTTCAAACGGATGGAAGGAATCCTTGGAAAAGGAACCGTCAGGATGAAATAA
- the accD gene encoding acetyl-CoA carboxylase, carboxyltransferase subunit beta produces the protein MFKDLFQKKRKYATIPSDRVGKGNEPVENDRPRREVPEGLMNKCPKCGTIQYSKELEKNLKVCPNCDYHMRLNAMERIRMLMDKEGFEEFDGGMVSVDPLQFPGYGTKLEQQRMKSGLREAVVTGQGTIEGLPVVVAVMSFDFFTGSMGSVVGEKITRAIEAATEKDLPLIIFSTSGGARMQESILSLMQMAKTSAALSRFNEKGGLYISVITDPTTGGVSASFATLGDINIAEPGAVFGFAGRIVIEQTIRQKLPDDFQTAEFNLAHGQLDLVVHRKELRPMLYKLLELHGVKGGN, from the coding sequence GTGTTTAAAGACTTGTTTCAGAAAAAAAGGAAGTACGCGACCATTCCTTCAGATCGTGTGGGAAAAGGTAATGAGCCTGTAGAAAACGATAGACCCAGAAGGGAAGTCCCTGAAGGGCTCATGAATAAATGTCCCAAGTGCGGCACGATTCAATACAGCAAAGAGCTTGAGAAAAATTTGAAGGTTTGCCCGAATTGTGATTACCATATGCGCTTGAACGCCATGGAACGTATTCGCATGCTTATGGACAAAGAGGGCTTCGAGGAATTTGACGGCGGCATGGTATCGGTGGATCCGCTGCAATTTCCGGGGTACGGTACGAAGCTGGAGCAGCAGAGAATGAAATCGGGGCTGCGCGAGGCCGTCGTAACAGGACAAGGCACGATTGAAGGATTGCCTGTCGTGGTAGCGGTCATGAGCTTCGACTTCTTTACGGGAAGCATGGGTTCGGTTGTAGGCGAAAAGATTACGCGCGCCATTGAGGCGGCAACCGAAAAGGATTTGCCGCTGATCATATTCTCGACCTCAGGCGGAGCGCGTATGCAGGAGAGCATTCTCAGCCTGATGCAGATGGCGAAAACAAGCGCAGCTCTATCGCGTTTCAACGAGAAGGGCGGCTTATATATCTCAGTAATTACGGATCCTACGACTGGTGGTGTTTCTGCCAGTTTTGCCACGCTTGGCGATATTAACATTGCTGAGCCGGGAGCCGTGTTCGGATTTGCGGGCCGGATTGTTATCGAGCAGACCATCCGCCAGAAGCTGCCGGACGATTTCCAGACCGCCGAGTTTAACCTTGCGCACGGCCAGCTCGACCTGGTGGTCCATCGCAAAGAGCTTCGTCCAATGCTGTACAAGCTCCTTGAGCTGCACGGCGTGAAAGGGGGAAATTAA
- a CDS encoding DRTGG domain-containing protein — MEGRDDAITKHEQLLLHIEGLKVGTKISVRKLAKELSVSEGTAYRALKDAENLGIVITKERIGTVRVEKKPRNISEQLTFADVVDIVEGHVLGGADGLHKNLHKYVIGAMKVDAMVRYIDAGSLLIVGNRDNAHKLALEQGAGVLITGGFGTSKEVKALADRLNLPIFSSRHDTFTVASLINRAIFDRLIKKKIMIVEDIVGSKPKIHALKLSSTVGEGMALSEQKGDPRLPVVDEWNRVLGIVNRSDMIRLPSEQSIEKVLIRNPVTATLQTSLASAAQLMMWEGIDFLPIVDRNRKLVATVSRKEVLQAMRDARKQPQLGETFDHLIWNGFADERDDEGKLFFHGFITPQMATDLGTISEGILTTVMTQAALRAAKDMTGNDFVLDNMSTYFVRPIQIEDPVVVMPRLLEASRRTCKLEIEMTHMDSLVAKAVLTLQSIEHG, encoded by the coding sequence TTGGAAGGCCGAGACGATGCGATTACAAAGCATGAACAGCTTTTGCTGCATATTGAAGGGCTGAAAGTGGGAACAAAAATTTCCGTCCGCAAATTGGCCAAGGAATTGTCCGTCAGTGAAGGTACGGCCTACCGCGCGCTAAAGGATGCGGAGAATCTCGGCATCGTGATTACGAAGGAAAGGATCGGAACCGTTCGGGTCGAGAAGAAACCGCGCAATATTTCCGAGCAGCTGACCTTTGCCGACGTGGTGGATATCGTGGAAGGCCATGTCCTCGGGGGAGCGGACGGACTGCATAAAAATTTGCACAAGTACGTGATCGGCGCCATGAAAGTGGATGCCATGGTCCGGTATATTGACGCTGGCAGCCTGTTGATTGTCGGCAACCGCGATAATGCGCATAAACTCGCTTTGGAACAAGGAGCCGGCGTGCTGATTACAGGCGGTTTCGGCACAAGCAAGGAAGTCAAGGCGCTCGCGGACCGGTTGAACCTGCCGATTTTTTCTTCGCGTCATGATACGTTTACCGTTGCATCGCTGATTAACCGCGCCATTTTTGACCGGCTGATCAAGAAAAAAATTATGATCGTGGAAGATATCGTAGGCAGCAAACCGAAGATCCATGCGCTCAAGCTCTCAAGCACCGTGGGTGAAGGGATGGCGCTGTCGGAGCAGAAAGGGGACCCGCGTTTGCCGGTTGTGGACGAGTGGAATCGGGTCCTGGGAATCGTCAACCGCAGCGACATGATCCGTCTGCCGTCCGAGCAGAGCATCGAGAAGGTGCTGATCCGCAATCCGGTTACAGCCACGCTTCAGACTTCGTTGGCATCCGCCGCGCAGCTGATGATGTGGGAAGGGATCGATTTTCTTCCAATCGTGGACCGGAACCGCAAGCTGGTGGCGACCGTATCCCGCAAAGAAGTGCTTCAGGCGATGCGCGACGCGCGCAAACAGCCGCAGCTTGGAGAAACTTTCGATCATTTGATTTGGAATGGTTTTGCGGATGAGCGGGACGATGAGGGGAAGCTTTTTTTCCACGGGTTCATTACGCCGCAGATGGCGACGGATCTCGGGACGATTTCCGAAGGCATCCTGACCACAGTAATGACCCAGGCTGCGCTTCGCGCCGCCAAGGATATGACAGGCAATGACTTCGTGCTCGACAACATGTCCACCTATTTCGTGCGCCCGATTCAGATCGAAGACCCGGTGGTCGTTATGCCGCGCCTCTTGGAGGCAAGCCGCCGGACATGCAAGCTGGAGATCGAGATGACGCATATGGACAGTCTGGTTGCCAAAGCCGTGTTGACGCTGCAGTCGATTGAACATGGTTGA